The Peribacillus sp. FSL P2-0133 genome has a segment encoding these proteins:
- the spoIIIAE gene encoding stage III sporulation protein AE, giving the protein MKQRMPYLSILFVLLFFLHASIGQAAENPENGEIDQEPIMQSELVQAQIERLGVDELKQYWDDIVTEYGGFLPESQKGSFMDFVSGDKKFSFEQWIKGMTKFIFHELLVNGKLLGSLILLTVFSMFLQSLQNAFEQSSVSKVAYAIVYMVLIILALNSFHVAMEYTKDTIDLMISFLMALIPLLLALIAASGGLVSAAFFHPVLMFLMNTSGILIQFVVLPLLFFAAILSIVSTLTEHYKVTQMAQLLRNFAIGILGAFMTIFLGVISVQGASSAVADGVTIRTAKFVTGNFIPVIGRMFTDATDTVISASVLLKNTVGLSGVIILLLITTFPAIKILMISFVYKLAASLLQPLGGGPVIKCLDIISKSMIYIFAALAIVSLMFFLSVTVIIASGNITLMVR; this is encoded by the coding sequence ATGAAGCAGCGGATGCCTTACTTATCCATTCTATTCGTTTTACTCTTTTTTTTGCATGCATCTATTGGACAAGCTGCCGAAAATCCAGAAAATGGTGAAATCGATCAAGAGCCGATCATGCAGTCCGAACTGGTACAAGCCCAAATAGAAAGGCTTGGTGTTGATGAACTCAAACAATATTGGGATGACATCGTTACGGAATACGGAGGATTCTTACCGGAAAGCCAGAAAGGGAGCTTCATGGATTTTGTAAGCGGCGATAAGAAATTTTCCTTTGAGCAATGGATAAAGGGAATGACAAAATTCATTTTTCATGAACTGCTCGTGAATGGAAAGCTGCTGGGATCACTCATTTTATTAACCGTTTTCAGCATGTTCCTCCAATCTTTGCAGAATGCGTTCGAGCAAAGCTCCGTAAGTAAGGTCGCTTATGCAATCGTTTATATGGTTCTGATCATTTTGGCACTTAACAGTTTTCATGTGGCGATGGAATATACAAAAGATACGATAGATTTGATGATTTCCTTTTTAATGGCGCTCATCCCTTTACTCTTGGCATTGATAGCTGCTTCAGGCGGACTTGTATCGGCAGCATTCTTTCATCCGGTATTGATGTTTTTGATGAATACAAGCGGCATCTTGATCCAGTTTGTCGTCCTTCCGTTATTATTCTTTGCAGCGATTTTAAGCATAGTCAGCACGCTGACCGAACATTACAAAGTGACTCAGATGGCACAACTTCTCCGTAATTTTGCCATCGGTATCCTTGGAGCATTCATGACCATATTCCTTGGTGTGATCTCCGTTCAGGGAGCATCCTCAGCTGTAGCTGACGGAGTGACCATCAGGACAGCCAAATTCGTGACAGGTAACTTTATACCGGTAATAGGGCGCATGTTTACCGATGCAACGGATACCGTCATCAGTGCCTCCGTCCTATTGAAAAATACAGTGGGCTTGTCAGGCGTCATCATTCTCTTGCTCATTACCACATTTCCCGCCATAAAAATCTTGATGATTTCTTTTGTATATAAATTGGCAGCGAGTCTTTTGCAGCCGCTGGGCGGAGGACCTGTTATAAAATGCCTTGACATTATAAGTAAAAGCATGATTTATATTTTCGCTGCATTGGCCATTGTCTCACTCATGTTTTTTTTAAGTGTCACGGTAATTATCGCCTCTGGAAACATTACCCTGATGGTTCGTTAG
- the spoIIIAG gene encoding stage III sporulation protein AG: protein MNKDKGPLSWLQKLLNKDPDQKEPKEKKPSLYVYALIVVLLGAGIMMAGNLLTTNQTGQTPEVKTVFNNDKQQDDEGDVETFGQKKSEFKTTKDYEIYLQNEMKEALESIAGVQDVKVVIYVDASEKKVYERNKVTQKQVTEETDQEGGKRTVEDTSVDEQLVLVKSGEKEGPIISETKKPSVRGVLVVAKGAENIQIKKWIIEAVTRSLDVPSHRVSVMPKK, encoded by the coding sequence TTGAACAAAGACAAAGGTCCATTATCCTGGCTGCAAAAACTATTAAATAAAGACCCTGACCAAAAAGAGCCTAAGGAAAAAAAACCTTCCCTGTATGTCTATGCTCTAATAGTTGTCCTTTTGGGAGCGGGAATCATGATGGCCGGGAATTTGTTAACCACCAACCAGACTGGACAAACACCTGAAGTGAAGACTGTATTCAATAATGATAAACAGCAGGATGATGAGGGGGATGTTGAAACATTCGGGCAGAAGAAATCAGAATTCAAGACAACAAAAGACTATGAAATATATCTTCAGAATGAAATGAAGGAAGCGCTTGAATCCATCGCAGGCGTCCAGGATGTAAAAGTCGTAATTTACGTCGATGCATCCGAGAAAAAAGTATATGAAAGAAACAAAGTCACCCAAAAACAAGTCACTGAAGAAACCGACCAGGAAGGCGGCAAAAGGACGGTCGAAGACACATCTGTTGATGAACAGCTAGTTTTGGTCAAGAGCGGTGAAAAAGAAGGACCGATCATTTCGGAAACGAAAAAACCTAGTGTACGAGGAGTTCTGGTTGTCGCTAAAGGGGCCGAAAACATTCAAATAAAGAAGTGGATCATCGAGGCTGTCACACGCTCACTTGATGTACCGAGTCACAGGGTTTCTGTCATGCCTAAAAAATAA
- the spoIIIAB gene encoding stage III sporulation protein SpoIIIAB, giving the protein MFKIIGAAIIIIATTWAGFEAAKKLSMRPRQLRQLKVAMQSLEAEIMYGHTPLKEAARKLSKQMAKPLSIFFDTFANRLESGETTVKEAWDDSLKKIWQSLALQQGEFEILSQFGETLGKSDKYHQQKQIMLTMAHLEREESDALDRQGKYEKMMKSLGFLSGLLLIILLM; this is encoded by the coding sequence ATGTTTAAGATAATAGGAGCAGCGATAATTATTATTGCAACGACATGGGCAGGTTTCGAAGCTGCGAAAAAATTAAGTATGAGGCCTCGTCAACTGAGACAGCTGAAAGTCGCCATGCAATCGCTTGAAGCTGAAATCATGTATGGTCATACACCTTTGAAAGAAGCAGCAAGGAAACTTTCTAAACAGATGGCTAAACCTTTATCCATCTTTTTCGATACATTTGCAAATCGACTCGAGTCAGGTGAGACCACCGTCAAAGAAGCATGGGATGATAGTTTGAAGAAAATATGGCAATCCCTTGCTTTACAACAGGGAGAATTCGAGATTCTTTCACAGTTTGGGGAGACGCTTGGAAAAAGCGATAAATATCATCAGCAAAAGCAAATCATGCTAACGATGGCACATTTGGAACGGGAAGAGAGCGATGCACTCGACCGCCAGGGAAAATATGAAAAAATGATGAAAAGTCTTGGTTTTTTATCAGGGCTATTATTGATCATCTTGCTGATGTAG
- a CDS encoding aminopeptidase P family protein: protein MNKLMRLRASMEKVGIDGFLITSTYNRRFMTNFTGSAGVVLISQKEAKFITDFRYVEQAGKQAPDYEIVQHKGTIIEEVGKQAKAMNIGKLGFEQEHLTYATYKAYEAAIDGQLSPVSGVIENLRLIKTSSEIKILKEAAAIADAAFTHILDFLRPGISELDVSNELEFFMRKQGATSSSFDIIVASGIRSALPHGVATDKIIEKGDFVTLDYGAYYNGYVSDITRTLAVGKPSEELINIYDIVLEAQLRGMAGIKPGMTGREADALTRNLIEEKGYGQYFGHSTGHGIGLEVHEGPALSLRSDIILEPGMAVTVEPGIYLPGVGGVRIEDDTIVTIEGNEALTHSTKELIIL, encoded by the coding sequence ATGAATAAACTAATGCGCTTAAGGGCCTCAATGGAAAAGGTGGGCATTGATGGTTTTTTGATCACCAGTACATATAACCGCCGATTCATGACCAACTTTACGGGAAGTGCAGGCGTTGTCCTTATTTCCCAAAAAGAAGCTAAATTCATCACTGATTTCCGATACGTGGAACAAGCGGGCAAGCAGGCACCGGATTATGAGATCGTTCAACACAAAGGAACCATCATCGAAGAAGTAGGCAAGCAGGCTAAAGCGATGAATATCGGCAAGCTGGGCTTTGAGCAAGAGCACCTGACTTATGCTACATATAAGGCATACGAAGCGGCCATTGATGGTCAACTTTCGCCGGTGTCGGGTGTTATTGAGAATTTACGCTTGATAAAGACTTCATCAGAGATTAAGATATTAAAGGAAGCGGCTGCTATTGCTGATGCTGCGTTTACACATATTCTGGATTTCCTGCGTCCAGGGATCTCGGAACTGGATGTATCCAATGAACTTGAATTCTTTATGAGGAAACAAGGGGCAACTTCTTCTTCCTTCGATATCATTGTAGCATCCGGCATAAGGTCCGCACTTCCACATGGAGTGGCTACGGATAAAATCATCGAAAAAGGCGATTTTGTCACATTGGATTACGGGGCATACTATAACGGGTATGTGTCTGATATCACTCGGACATTAGCAGTTGGCAAGCCAAGTGAAGAACTTATTAATATTTATGACATTGTTTTGGAAGCTCAACTGCGAGGAATGGCTGGGATCAAACCTGGTATGACTGGCAGGGAAGCGGATGCACTAACTCGTAATCTAATTGAAGAAAAGGGATATGGGCAGTATTTTGGTCATTCGACCGGACATGGAATCGGTCTTGAAGTACATGAAGGTCCAGCATTATCCTTAAGGTCTGATATCATTTTAGAACCAGGTATGGCTGTAACCGTTGAACCGGGCATTTACTTACCGGGTGTAGGCGGAGTGCGGATTGAAGATGATACAATCGTTACAATTGAAGGTAACGAAGCACTTACTCATTCAACCAAAGAGTTAATCATTCTGTAA
- the spoIIIAF gene encoding stage III sporulation protein AF, whose translation MSFLAGWVSNIIIFVLLATVIDMLLPNSALQKYAKMVIGLLLIAIIITPILGLFNMDFDDILTAATSEFEDQEKKDLGNLTEMKKKEIQATQGAYILKQMAVDLQAEVEEELMVDYNMKISSIDVGVKNEEEPGVDDLQNITISLEKAEGKENSEIEAVAKVDINADSPSTSNDANLDAVKRFLATSWSVDEEIIEIAGERK comes from the coding sequence GTGAGTTTTTTAGCTGGCTGGGTATCCAACATCATCATATTTGTATTGCTGGCTACTGTGATTGATATGCTTCTTCCGAATTCAGCTTTACAGAAGTATGCAAAAATGGTCATCGGACTTTTACTGATTGCGATCATCATCACTCCTATATTGGGATTATTCAATATGGATTTCGACGATATTCTCACTGCGGCTACTAGTGAATTTGAGGATCAGGAAAAAAAAGATTTAGGAAATTTGACAGAAATGAAGAAAAAAGAAATACAAGCTACCCAGGGTGCATATATTTTAAAACAAATGGCTGTTGACTTACAGGCAGAAGTGGAAGAGGAGCTGATGGTGGATTATAACATGAAGATTAGTTCAATTGATGTAGGGGTCAAGAATGAGGAAGAACCGGGTGTTGATGATCTGCAGAACATAACCATCTCATTGGAAAAGGCAGAAGGGAAAGAAAACTCGGAGATAGAGGCAGTAGCGAAGGTTGATATCAATGCAGATAGCCCATCCACTTCGAATGATGCCAATCTGGATGCTGTCAAAAGGTTTCTGGCAACAAGTTGGTCTGTTGATGAAGAAATCATTGAAATCGCCGGGGAAAGGAAGTGA
- the aroQ gene encoding type II 3-dehydroquinate dehydratase codes for MTKILLINGPNLNRLGKREPAHYGSSTLADVEAQLMQQAQGLNVELTSFQTNHEGAIIDKLHWSEDHGIDGIIINPGAFTHYSYAIRDAIAGIDVPVVEVHISNIHARESFRHESVTAAVSAGQIVGLGIHGYELALQAITKIAKGRN; via the coding sequence ATGACAAAAATTTTACTAATCAATGGTCCGAATTTAAATCGCTTGGGGAAGCGGGAACCTGCGCATTATGGATCCTCGACGCTTGCGGATGTGGAAGCGCAATTAATGCAGCAAGCTCAAGGGTTAAATGTGGAATTAACCTCTTTTCAGACTAACCATGAAGGAGCAATTATCGACAAGCTCCATTGGTCAGAGGATCATGGGATCGACGGGATTATCATTAATCCTGGAGCTTTTACTCATTATAGCTATGCGATTCGTGATGCAATAGCCGGAATTGATGTTCCAGTGGTGGAAGTGCATATTTCGAACATACATGCCCGTGAAAGCTTTCGGCATGAATCAGTGACCGCGGCGGTATCGGCGGGACAGATTGTCGGCTTGGGGATACACGGATATGAATTGGCGTTGCAGGCGATCACAAAGATTGCAAAGGGGAGAAATTAA
- the spoIIIAA gene encoding stage III sporulation protein AA has translation METILSFLPKKLNEQLRGMTPMMIDKMEELRIRVGRPLEVIVGGEPYFFSYEVTHLDADQLLNQIGQFSLYTLEEELKRGYITIAGGHRVGLAGKVILENGSVKAIRDISSFNIRVAREKIGAAEPLTSYLFDGEWQHTMLIGAPQTGKTTILRDIARMISSGNEKRGIAPQKVGIVDERSEIAGCVHGVPQLEFGTRVDVLDGCPKAEGMMMMIRSMSPDVLIVDEIGRAEDTQAVLEAVNAGIKLMITTHGHTLGEIKKRPFIAEILKQNIFERFIELQRSKSGKRSYKVLDAAGVPIFLGEGVSPHV, from the coding sequence ATGGAAACGATTCTTTCTTTTTTACCGAAAAAATTAAACGAGCAACTCCGGGGTATGACACCGATGATGATCGATAAGATGGAAGAGCTGCGAATTCGGGTTGGAAGGCCGCTTGAGGTCATTGTAGGAGGGGAACCATACTTCTTTTCCTATGAAGTGACCCATCTGGATGCAGATCAATTATTGAATCAAATAGGCCAATTTTCGTTATATACACTTGAGGAAGAATTAAAGCGAGGTTATATAACCATAGCGGGCGGACATCGGGTGGGGCTTGCTGGGAAGGTGATCCTTGAAAATGGGTCGGTCAAAGCGATCAGGGATATATCCTCATTCAATATTCGGGTTGCACGTGAAAAAATAGGTGCAGCTGAACCACTCACTTCATATTTATTTGACGGGGAATGGCAGCATACTATGTTGATCGGTGCTCCGCAAACGGGAAAAACGACCATATTACGTGATATTGCAAGAATGATATCCAGTGGTAATGAAAAACGCGGCATTGCTCCTCAAAAGGTGGGGATAGTGGACGAGCGCTCGGAAATTGCCGGATGTGTTCATGGAGTGCCGCAACTCGAATTTGGAACAAGGGTTGATGTGCTCGATGGATGTCCTAAAGCGGAAGGGATGATGATGATGATCCGTTCAATGTCCCCGGATGTATTGATCGTGGATGAAATAGGTCGTGCAGAGGATACACAGGCTGTGCTGGAAGCGGTGAATGCAGGTATTAAACTCATGATAACCACACATGGCCATACACTGGGTGAGATTAAGAAGCGACCTTTTATCGCGGAAATATTAAAGCAAAACATCTTTGAACGTTTTATAGAATTACAGAGAAGTAAATCCGGTAAGAGGAGCTACAAAGTCCTTGATGCAGCGGGGGTTCCCATTTTCTTGGGAGAAGGTGTGAGCCCGCATGTTTAA
- the accB gene encoding acetyl-CoA carboxylase biotin carboxyl carrier protein, which produces MKVQEIREIIKLVDQSNISEFVFENEGTKIKLKKTETGTVLQPVAAPDVVQANAAVEVKPAAAPAVPKAVEPAKPAAAVTEQENLHKITSPMVGTFYQSPAPDSPAYVKTGDKVTGDSIVCIVEAMKLFNEIEAEVSGEIVEVLVKEGQLVEYGQPLFLVKPE; this is translated from the coding sequence ATGAAAGTGCAAGAAATTCGTGAAATTATTAAGCTAGTCGATCAATCAAATATCAGTGAATTCGTTTTTGAAAATGAAGGAACGAAAATTAAATTGAAAAAAACTGAAACGGGTACAGTATTACAACCAGTAGCTGCTCCAGATGTTGTTCAAGCCAATGCAGCTGTAGAGGTCAAGCCCGCAGCGGCCCCGGCAGTGCCGAAAGCTGTTGAACCTGCAAAACCTGCTGCTGCCGTCACCGAACAGGAAAATTTACATAAAATCACTTCTCCGATGGTGGGAACATTCTACCAATCTCCTGCACCGGATTCACCTGCATACGTAAAAACAGGCGATAAAGTAACGGGGGATTCCATAGTCTGCATCGTGGAAGCCATGAAACTTTTCAATGAAATCGAAGCTGAAGTAAGCGGTGAAATCGTTGAAGTCCTTGTAAAAGAAGGGCAACTTGTAGAATATGGTCAACCATTATTTTTAGTAAAGCCTGAATGA
- a CDS encoding YqhR family membrane protein produces the protein MSSNENGQIQQEYQSMLIYNVLAVGFVGGALASSIGIIAHYFNFMDFSPKFILTSWSNMTWIDHWLGTVMTIILFGILSVGIAFIYYSLFKRMKSIFSGVFFGVVCWALMVFVLKPMFVDLPTFSKMSANTVITSVCIFIIYGLFIGFSISYDHQEYIRQKNKAEKQSES, from the coding sequence ATGTCTTCTAATGAAAATGGACAAATTCAACAGGAATATCAAAGCATGTTAATCTACAATGTACTTGCTGTCGGTTTTGTTGGGGGGGCTTTAGCCAGTTCTATCGGAATCATTGCCCATTATTTTAATTTTATGGATTTTAGCCCAAAATTCATACTAACTTCATGGTCCAACATGACCTGGATCGATCATTGGCTCGGTACGGTAATGACCATAATTTTATTCGGAATTCTATCCGTGGGGATCGCTTTTATATACTATAGTCTTTTTAAAAGGATGAAGAGTATTTTTTCGGGTGTTTTTTTCGGAGTGGTTTGCTGGGCTTTGATGGTATTTGTCCTAAAACCGATGTTCGTCGATTTGCCAACCTTTTCTAAGATGTCAGCAAATACGGTTATAACAAGTGTCTGCATTTTTATTATATACGGTCTTTTTATAGGGTTTTCTATATCATACGATCATCAGGAGTATATACGTCAAAAAAACAAAGCCGAGAAGCAATCGGAAAGCTGA
- the spoIIIAD gene encoding stage III sporulation protein AD, with amino-acid sequence MEIIKIVAIALVATFLALIVKEQKPNFAFLLVVFVGCSIFLFLADKIYEIILMLEKIAVNANVNTVYLETILKIIGIAYIAEFASQITKDAGQGSLASKIELSGKILILAMAIPILTVIIETILQMLPS; translated from the coding sequence ATTGAAATCATAAAAATCGTGGCCATTGCCCTAGTTGCCACCTTTTTGGCACTGATCGTCAAAGAGCAAAAACCAAATTTCGCATTCCTGCTAGTCGTTTTTGTAGGATGCTCCATCTTTCTTTTTTTAGCTGACAAAATATACGAAATCATTTTAATGTTAGAAAAAATTGCAGTTAATGCGAATGTAAATACCGTGTATCTAGAGACCATCTTAAAAATAATCGGAATTGCCTATATTGCAGAATTCGCTTCTCAAATTACAAAAGATGCGGGGCAAGGTTCGCTCGCTTCCAAAATAGAATTGAGCGGAAAAATCTTGATTCTTGCCATGGCGATTCCGATTTTGACGGTCATTATCGAAACGATTTTACAGATGCTCCCTAGTTAA
- the efp gene encoding elongation factor P — MISVNDFRTGVTIEVDNGIWQVIEFQHVKPGKGAAFVRSKLRNLRTGSIQEKTFRAGEKVAKAHIENRKMQYLYASGDSHVFMDNETYDQIELPASSIERELKFLKENMEVHIMTFQAETLGVELPNTVELEVAETEPGIKGDTSSGGTKSAVLETGLSVQVPFFINQGDKLLINTNEGSYVSRA; from the coding sequence ATGATTTCTGTAAACGATTTTCGCACGGGTGTTACAATTGAAGTAGATAATGGAATTTGGCAGGTTATCGAGTTCCAACATGTTAAACCTGGTAAAGGTGCAGCTTTTGTACGTTCTAAACTTCGTAACCTTCGTACGGGTTCAATTCAAGAGAAAACATTCCGTGCTGGTGAAAAAGTCGCTAAAGCACATATCGAAAACCGCAAGATGCAGTACCTTTATGCAAGTGGAGATAGCCATGTATTCATGGATAACGAAACGTATGACCAAATCGAACTGCCTGCTTCAAGCATTGAACGTGAACTTAAATTCCTTAAGGAAAATATGGAAGTACATATCATGACTTTCCAAGCGGAAACACTTGGGGTCGAGCTTCCAAACACAGTTGAACTTGAAGTGGCGGAGACTGAGCCGGGAATTAAAGGAGATACATCTTCAGGCGGCACGAAATCAGCCGTACTTGAGACGGGCCTTTCGGTTCAAGTTCCATTCTTCATCAACCAAGGTGACAAATTATTGATCAACACTAATGAAGGTTCTTACGTATCACGTGCATAA
- a CDS encoding SA1362 family protein, translating into MKRFISFMIYGIIALGVLGLMSRLFNDPIGFFRNILIIAIVAGIIYMIYTGLTKGKPVKKEQQAFRKAARQSKKRLKNRTSKKDNVASFSAAKSSKKIKWRKKTDSHLTVIEGKKNKKKNRASF; encoded by the coding sequence TTGAAACGTTTCATATCTTTCATGATATACGGAATCATCGCCCTCGGAGTCCTCGGACTAATGAGCCGACTATTTAATGACCCGATTGGCTTTTTTAGAAACATTCTCATAATAGCCATTGTCGCAGGGATTATTTATATGATTTATACCGGATTAACAAAGGGAAAACCAGTTAAGAAAGAGCAGCAAGCATTCCGAAAGGCTGCCCGCCAATCGAAAAAAAGGCTAAAAAACCGAACTTCGAAAAAAGATAATGTGGCTAGCTTCTCTGCAGCAAAATCATCAAAGAAAATAAAATGGAGAAAGAAAACGGATAGTCACTTAACCGTCATCGAAGGGAAAAAGAATAAAAAGAAAAATCGGGCTTCTTTTTAA
- a CDS encoding SpoIIIAH-like family protein yields MLLKKQTVWLLTMLSLVVVLSVYYLTAPEENAADMTATEQQEGNKTETKTENKADTKEENKSEKETSKNTEGSSVTIASGDEFESLRMQIEDERAKLNEELTAKMGNTELSAEERDEAYAKIEQLSETKVKENIIENLIVAMDYNAALVRVDGTDVKVSVKADKQTKTEANNIIRLVRKEVSDAQNVVVDFQPEK; encoded by the coding sequence ATGTTATTAAAAAAACAAACCGTTTGGTTATTGACTATGCTAAGTCTGGTCGTTGTGCTTTCAGTCTATTATTTAACCGCTCCTGAAGAAAATGCCGCCGATATGACGGCAACAGAGCAACAGGAAGGAAATAAAACAGAAACTAAAACAGAGAACAAAGCAGATACAAAAGAGGAAAATAAAAGTGAAAAAGAAACGTCCAAAAATACAGAAGGTTCCTCTGTAACCATTGCATCTGGAGATGAGTTCGAATCGTTAAGGATGCAGATTGAAGATGAACGGGCGAAGCTGAATGAAGAATTGACTGCAAAGATGGGCAATACAGAACTATCAGCTGAAGAAAGAGACGAGGCTTATGCAAAAATCGAACAATTAAGTGAAACGAAAGTAAAAGAAAATATCATCGAAAACTTAATAGTTGCCATGGATTACAATGCCGCACTGGTCCGGGTGGACGGTACGGATGTAAAGGTGAGTGTCAAGGCTGATAAACAGACGAAAACAGAGGCCAATAACATTATCCGCCTCGTAAGGAAAGAAGTGAGCGATGCACAAAATGTTGTGGTCGATTTCCAACCGGAAAAGTAA
- the spoIIIAC gene encoding stage III sporulation protein AC — MGIDVDIIFKIAGVGLVVAFLHTILDQVGKKEYAQWVTLFGFIYILFMVASVVEDLFQKIKSVFLFQ, encoded by the coding sequence ATGGGCATTGATGTGGACATCATATTTAAAATAGCGGGTGTTGGGCTAGTTGTGGCATTTCTTCACACGATACTCGATCAGGTTGGGAAGAAGGAATATGCCCAATGGGTGACACTTTTCGGATTTATCTATATTTTATTCATGGTTGCTTCTGTTGTAGAGGATTTATTTCAAAAAATTAAATCTGTATTTCTATTTCAGTAA
- a CDS encoding DUF1385 domain-containing protein gives MSEVQKPVYGGQAVVEGVMFGGKHHTVTAVRRKDSTIAYYHLPRESKPAVKLMKKIPFLRGIVSLIQSSATGSKHLNFSTEQYEEEDGEKQVETKQETKEPSKLSLWLGVAVIGVISFLFGKLLFTLVPVFLAKLTEPIFSGHTAQVLVESLFKLILLLVYIYVVSLTPLIKRVFQYHGAEHKVINCFESGKELTVANVQASSRLHYRCGSSFILFTVIVGMFIYLLVPTDPLWVRVVNRILLIPVVLGIAFEVLQATNKLKDIPVLRYLGYPGLWLQLLTTKAPTDDQVEVALASFHELLRMEKETEKSLESDVIV, from the coding sequence ATGTCTGAGGTTCAAAAACCCGTTTATGGAGGGCAGGCTGTAGTGGAAGGCGTCATGTTTGGGGGCAAACATCACACAGTCACTGCGGTACGCCGCAAAGATTCAACGATCGCTTATTATCATTTACCGCGTGAATCGAAGCCTGCTGTAAAGCTTATGAAAAAAATACCGTTTCTACGGGGGATCGTATCATTGATCCAGTCAAGTGCCACCGGCTCGAAACATCTGAACTTTTCCACAGAACAGTATGAAGAAGAAGACGGGGAAAAACAGGTCGAAACGAAACAAGAAACGAAAGAACCCTCTAAATTAAGTCTTTGGCTAGGTGTTGCCGTGATCGGTGTGATCTCCTTCCTATTTGGGAAATTGCTTTTCACCTTGGTTCCTGTCTTCCTCGCAAAATTGACAGAACCCATTTTCAGTGGCCATACGGCTCAGGTATTAGTGGAAAGCTTGTTCAAGCTGATCTTACTGCTCGTATATATTTATGTAGTTTCCTTGACGCCATTAATCAAGCGGGTCTTTCAATATCACGGAGCTGAGCATAAGGTGATCAATTGCTTCGAAAGCGGAAAAGAATTGACTGTGGCAAATGTGCAGGCAAGTTCCCGCCTTCATTATCGCTGTGGCAGCAGTTTTATTTTATTTACTGTCATTGTAGGGATGTTTATCTATCTTCTCGTACCAACGGATCCGTTATGGGTTCGTGTCGTCAATCGCATTTTGCTTATCCCCGTCGTGCTAGGCATTGCCTTCGAGGTATTGCAGGCAACGAACAAATTAAAGGATATTCCTGTTCTGCGCTACCTTGGTTACCCTGGACTTTGGCTTCAGTTATTGACGACCAAGGCTCCCACCGATGATCAAGTCGAAGTCGCATTAGCATCCTTCCATGAACTGTTAAGGATGGAAAAAGAGACAGAAAAAAGTTTAGAATCCGATGTAATTGTGTAA